CACCCTGGGCAGGGAGCGCCAGCACCAGGAGGAGCCCGACCAGCAGCACCACGCAGAGGCGAGTCATGGCCACCGCCCTCGACACGGCTCTGCTTCCCCGACGCCACGTGGACTTCCTCTCGTCTGGTCTGTCATTGGGCGGATCCCGTATCTCGCGCTGCACCGGCGGGCGCCTCCACGCGGCGACCTCGTCGCTCTTCCCCTCGGAGCGGCGGCGCTCGTTCCCTGGACTCCGTCGGCGGCGGGGAGCGGGACCGGCGGGTACCTATTCCCGGATCCGCACGGTCTGTAGGTGATCTCTCCGACCAGGGAGGGCTCAGTATACGTTCCGTCGGGCGATCCTGGCCTCTACCAGGTCCTCCTCCGCCTTCAGCCCTGCGTAGGCCCAGACGACGGGGGCCAGCAGCCCGCCCGAGATGAAGACCAGGACAAGCAGGATGCCGGCGTGCACCCACAGGCCCACCAGGAGGTACCAGATGGGGCCCAGCAGCAGGGCCGGCCAGTGCACCTGGAGACGGTTGGGGAAGGGGCGGTAGTAGAGGTCGGCAGGGTCCTCCGCCCGCGCCGGGGCGATGGGGATTTCGCGCGCCAGGGCCGCGCGGAAGGCCCGCGCGGGGCGGGCCTGGCTGTAGCCCAGCCACAGGCTGAGGGCCAGCCCGGCCAGCCCGGCCAGGACCACGAGCCAGAAGGTGGGCATCGGGACCTCCAGGCCGCGAGCGTCCGCCCCGGCCGGTCACATCCCCGTCCGGCCGGCGGGCGTCAGCACGCGGGCGTCGCTGGAGCGGGGAACGGGAATCGAACCCGCATCACCGGCTTGGAAGGCCGGAGCTCTGCCATTGAGCTATCCCCGCGACGGCTGGTGGGCGGGGAAGGATTCGAACCTCCGAAGGCATTCCGCCAGCTGATCTACAGTCAGCCCCGTTTGGCCGCTTCGGTACCCGCCCACGACCACGTCCATTATAGCGCGGTGCCCGGCGGTAGCACGGCGCCCGGCGGCGGCGAGGTGTGCAGGGGCGCGGGCGGGACGCGGCGGCTGGGGCGGCACACCGCCGCCGCGTGGGCCGGGAGCAGGAGTCCACGCGGATTCCCGCGAAGAGACGCGCGGACCGTGCACGAGGCGCCGCGTCCGCGGCAGAAAGGAGGTGACGCATGAACAAGGAGCAGCTGGTGGAGAAGGTGGCCGCCAAGACCGGGCTCACCAAGAAGGACGTCCTGGAGACGGTGAACACCACCCTCGACACGATCACATCGACGCTCCGCCGGGGCGAGAAGGTCACGCTGGTGGGCTTCGGCACCTTCCTCGTCCGCCGCCGGGCCGCCCGTGAAGGGCGCAACCCGCAGACCGGCGCGAAGATCCGGATTCCGGCCAAGCGCGTGCCGGCGTTCACTGCCGGCAAGGAGCTCAAGTCCGCCATCAGGTAGGCCCCCGTTCCTGCCCTCCGCCGGACACCGGCGGAGGCCCGGCGCACCGGTGCGACGTGGAGGCGGGCTGTGGCCTGCCTTCACGCTTTTTCTGCAGGGGACGTCCCCCGGGATTGCGGGGGCGGACGGGGAGCGGTGGGAAGGTCCGCGAGGAGGGAAGCCGTGGGGGCGAGGATCCTGGACGGCCGGCGCCTGGCCGCCACCGTCGAGGCGGCGCTGGCCACCGAGGCGTCGGAGGCGATCCGCCGGGCCGGGGTGAGCCCGGGGCTGGCGGCCATCCTGGTGGGGGACGATCCCGCCTCGTCCCTCTACGTCCGGCGCAAGGCGGAGGCGTGCGGCCGGGTGGGCTTCCGCTCGGAGACCTTCCACCTGCCCGCCGACACACCGGAGGAGGAGGTGCTGGCCCTCGTCGACGAGCTCAACCGGCGCCCGGAGGTCCACGGCATCCTCCCCCAGCAGCCTATGCCCGCCCACATCGACCCCTGGCGCGTCTTCGCCCGCATCCACCCCGACAAGGACGTGGACGGACTCGGGCCGGCCAACCTGGGCGCGCTGCTGGCCGGCGCCCCCGGGCTGCGCCCCGCCACGCCGCAGGGGATCCTGGCGCTCATCGCCCACGCCGGGATCGACCCGGCCGGGCGGCGCGCGGTGGTGGTGGGGCGCAGCCTCATCGTGGGGAAACCGACCGCGCTCCTGCTGCTGGCCGCGCACGCCACCGTGACCGTCTGCCACACCCGCACCCCCGACCTGGCCGAGCACACCCGCCAGGCGGAGATCCTGGTGGTGGCGGCCGGGCGGCCGCGGCTCGTCACCGGCGCGATGGTCCGGCCCGGGGCGGTGGTCGTCGACGTGGGCGTGAACCGCGTGGACGGCCGGCTCGTGGGCGACGTGGACCGCGCCAGCGTCGAGCCGGTGGCCGCCGCCCTCACCCCGGTGCCGGGCGGTGTGGGGCCGATGACCATCGCCATGCTACTGCGCAACACGTGGGAGGCCTACCGCCGCCAGGTTCTGCTACCATAGCACGAGGTGTCCCTGGACTTCCTCTTCGGCCTGCTCGACGCCGAGCGCTACCCGCGGCACCACGCGCGCGAGGCGGGGCTCGTGCGCATCGCCCGCCTGCTCCGGCGGCTGGACCGGCCGCAGCGGGACCTGCGCGTGGTGCTGGTGGCCGGGACCAAGGGCAAGGGGTCGACGGCGGCGATGCTGGCGGCGGTGGAGCAGGCGGCAGGGCGGCGGGTCGGGCTCTACGTCAAGCCACACCTGGTGGACTACCGGGAGCGCATCCGGGTGGACGGCGCGCTGATCTCGCCGGAGGCCCTCGACCGGGCCATCGCGCACGTGCGCCCGCACGTCGAGGCGGCGACGGCCGACCCCGAGGGCGTTCCCACCTACTTCGAGGTCTCGGTGGCGCTGGCGCTCCACCACTTCCGGGAGGCGGCAGTGGACCTGGCCGTGCTGGAGGTGGGCATCGGCGGGCGCCTCGACGCCACCAACGTGACCGACCCGCTCCTCGGCGTGATCACGTCGATCAGCCGCGACCACGTCGACCGCCTGGGCCCCGACCTCGGCGGCATCGCCCGGGAGAAGGCGGGGATCGCCCGGCCGGGGCGCCCGCTGGTCGTGGCTCCCCAGGGCCCGGAGGCCACGGCGGCGGTGAGCGCCGCGGCGGCGCAGGCCGGTGCGGTGCTGGTGCCGGTGGCCTCCCGGGCGCGCTGGGAGCCAGCGGCGATGACGCCGGCGGGCCAGGCCTTCACCCTGCGCACGGACGGCCCGCAGGGGAACGACTACGGGCGGCTGTGGGTGCCGCTCGTGGGGCGCCACCAGCTGGTGAACGCCGCCACGGCGGTGGTGGCGGCCGAGGTGCTGGCCGCCGATGGGCCGGCGCTGCCTGCCGACGCGGTCCGGCGGGGGCTGGAGCGCCTGGAGTGGCCGGGGCGCGTGGAGGTGGTGCGCCGCGGGCCCGACGTCGTGGTGGACGTGGCCCACAACCCCGCCTCCATGGGGGCCCTGCGCGACGCCCTGCTGGAGCTGTGGCCCGGGCGCCGGGTGGTGCTGGTCGCAGGCATGGTCGAGGGACACGACGCCGCAGCCACCGTCGAGCTCATCGCTCCCCTGGCGTCGGCCGCCGTGGCCACCGAGCCGCAGCACGTGCGCCCCATCCCCGCGCGTGACCTGGCCGCCCTGCTGCGCCGGCACGTCCGGCAGGTCGAGGTCCGGCCCGACCGGGCCGGCGCCGTGGCCCGGGGCCTGGCGCTGGCCGGCCCGGACGGCCTGCTCGTGGTCACCGGGTCTTTCTACCTCGTCGGCGAGGCCCGTCGCTGGCTGGTCCGCGCCGAGGCCGCGCCCCTGGGCGTGGCGGCGACCTGAGCGGCTGTGTGGGTGGACCTGCTCGCCGAGGAGATCCTGCGCACGCGCCCCGAGCGGGCGCACGTGGTGAACGACGCCTGGACGCCCAGCGGCTTCGCCCACCTGGGCTCGCTGCGCGGGGTGGTGCTGCACGACGCCGTGACCCGCGGGCTGCGCGAGCGCGGGGTGGCGGTACGCTTCCTCTACGGGTTCGACGACTTCGACCCCTTCGACGCCGTGCCCCCCTACCTGGACCGGGACCGCTTCGCCCCCTACCTCGGCCGTCCCCTCGCCGACGTGCCCTCGCCCGAGCCCCACTACCCAAGCTTCGCCGCCTACTACGCCCACCGCTTCAGTGAGACCTTCCGGCGCCTGGGGTGCACCCCGGAGGAGTACCGGGGGAGCGAGCTCTACCGCAGCGGGCGGATGAACGAGGCCATCCGCGCCGTGCTCGACCGGGCCGAGGAGGTCCTGGCCATCGACCGGGAGATCAGCGGCAGCCGCCGGCCGATGCGCCACCCGCTGCAGGTGCTCTGCGAGGCGTGCGGGCGCATCGCCACCACGCTCGTCACCGGCTGGGACGGGCGTATGGTGACCTACGCCTGCGTGCCGGACAAGGTGACCTACGCGCAGGGGTGCGGCCACCGGGGGCGGCGCTCGCCCTTCGACGGGGCGAGCAAGCTCATCTACAAGGTGGAGTGGGCGGCCAAGTGGTGGACGCTCGGCGTCACCGTGGAGGGCGCGGGGAAGGACCACTTCACCCGCGGCGGCACCCACGACGTGGCCAGTGCCGTGGCGCAGCGGATCTTCGCCTACCCCACCCCCTTCCCCATTTCCTACGAGTTCCTGCTGCTGGGCGGGCGGAAGATGTCGGGGTCCGCCGGCCGGGGCGTCTTCGCCCACGAGTTCCTGGAGATCGTCCGCCCCGAGCTCGTCCGCTTCCTGCTGGTGCGCGTCCACTACCGGGAGCAGAAGGACTTCGACCCCTCCGGCGACACCATCCCGCGCCTGTACGACGAGTACGACCGTGCCGCGCGCGCCTTCCGGGGAGAGGTGGACGACCCGGAGCTGGCCCGCACCTTCGCCTACGCCATGACCGCCGCGTCGCGGCCGGGCGCGTGGCGGCCGCGCTTCAGCCGCGTCGCCCACCTGGTGCAGCTCCCCGGCGTGGACGTGGAGGCGGCGGTGGCGGCGGAGAAGGGCGCCCCGCTCACCGAGGAGGACCGCGCCGAGCTGCAGCAGCGCGTCGAGGACGCTCGCCGCTGGCTGCGCACCTACGCCCCGCCGGAGGAGCGCTTCGAGGTGCAGCCGGCTCTGCCGGACGCGGCCAGGGACCTCACCCCCGCCCAGCAGGCTTTCCTGGCCCAGCTGGCCCGCGTGCTGGAGACGACCCCCTGGGAGGGGGAGGCGGTGCACGCCGCCATCCACCGCCTCAAGGCCGAGCTGGGGCTGCCGGCGGGCGAGGCCTTCCAGGCGATCTACCGTGCCCTGCTCGGGCGGCGCT
The DNA window shown above is from Armatimonadota bacterium and carries:
- the lysS gene encoding lysine--tRNA ligase; protein product: MDLLAEEILRTRPERAHVVNDAWTPSGFAHLGSLRGVVLHDAVTRGLRERGVAVRFLYGFDDFDPFDAVPPYLDRDRFAPYLGRPLADVPSPEPHYPSFAAYYAHRFSETFRRLGCTPEEYRGSELYRSGRMNEAIRAVLDRAEEVLAIDREISGSRRPMRHPLQVLCEACGRIATTLVTGWDGRMVTYACVPDKVTYAQGCGHRGRRSPFDGASKLIYKVEWAAKWWTLGVTVEGAGKDHFTRGGTHDVASAVAQRIFAYPTPFPISYEFLLLGGRKMSGSAGRGVFAHEFLEIVRPELVRFLLVRVHYREQKDFDPSGDTIPRLYDEYDRAARAFRGEVDDPELARTFAYAMTAASRPGAWRPRFSRVAHLVQLPGVDVEAAVAAEKGAPLTEEDRAELQQRVEDARRWLRTYAPPEERFEVQPALPDAARDLTPAQQAFLAQLARVLETTPWEGEAVHAAIHRLKAELGLPAGEAFQAIYRALLGRRSGPQAGWLLAALDRTFVVQRLREAAGAATAGAGAGVEGP
- a CDS encoding Mur ligase family protein; translated protein: MSLDFLFGLLDAERYPRHHAREAGLVRIARLLRRLDRPQRDLRVVLVAGTKGKGSTAAMLAAVEQAAGRRVGLYVKPHLVDYRERIRVDGALISPEALDRAIAHVRPHVEAATADPEGVPTYFEVSVALALHHFREAAVDLAVLEVGIGGRLDATNVTDPLLGVITSISRDHVDRLGPDLGGIAREKAGIARPGRPLVVAPQGPEATAAVSAAAAQAGAVLVPVASRARWEPAAMTPAGQAFTLRTDGPQGNDYGRLWVPLVGRHQLVNAATAVVAAEVLAADGPALPADAVRRGLERLEWPGRVEVVRRGPDVVVDVAHNPASMGALRDALLELWPGRRVVLVAGMVEGHDAAATVELIAPLASAAVATEPQHVRPIPARDLAALLRRHVRQVEVRPDRAGAVARGLALAGPDGLLVVTGSFYLVGEARRWLVRAEAAPLGVAAT
- the folD gene encoding bifunctional methylenetetrahydrofolate dehydrogenase/methenyltetrahydrofolate cyclohydrolase FolD translates to MGARILDGRRLAATVEAALATEASEAIRRAGVSPGLAAILVGDDPASSLYVRRKAEACGRVGFRSETFHLPADTPEEEVLALVDELNRRPEVHGILPQQPMPAHIDPWRVFARIHPDKDVDGLGPANLGALLAGAPGLRPATPQGILALIAHAGIDPAGRRAVVVGRSLIVGKPTALLLLAAHATVTVCHTRTPDLAEHTRQAEILVVAAGRPRLVTGAMVRPGAVVVDVGVNRVDGRLVGDVDRASVEPVAAALTPVPGGVGPMTIAMLLRNTWEAYRRQVLLP
- a CDS encoding HU family DNA-binding protein → MNKEQLVEKVAAKTGLTKKDVLETVNTTLDTITSTLRRGEKVTLVGFGTFLVRRRAAREGRNPQTGAKIRIPAKRVPAFTAGKELKSAIR